GACTGGATCGTCGATCCGGAGTTCCCCCTGGTCTGGCGGCTGCGCAAGGACAAGGCCGGGTCCGGCGCGCTCGGTGACATCGGAGCGCACATCGTCGATCTCACCCAGTACCTGCTGGGCGAGACGATCGAGTCGGTCACGGCGCTCACCGAGACGTTCGTCAGGGACCGGCCGCTGCCCGGTGACGCGGGTTCGGCCGGACTGGCGTCCTCGTCGGGCAGCGGTCGTGGCGAGGTCACCGTCGACGACGCCGCCCTGTTCCTGGCGCGGTTCGCCGGCGGAGCTGTCGGCACGTTCGAGGCCACCCGGTTCGCCACCGGGCGGAAGAACGCCCTGCGGATCGAGATCAACGGTTCGGACGGAAGTCTCGCCTTCGATGTCGAGGCGCTCAACGAGCTCTGGTTCTACGACGGCCGGCGGCCGGCCTCCGGCGAGGGTTTCCGCCGGATCCTCGTCACCGAGCCGGACCACCCGTACCTGGACGGCTGGTGGCCACCGGGCCACGGGCTCGGGTACGAGCACTCCTTCGTCCACGAGATCCGCGATCTCGTGGAGGCCGTGGCCGCCGGCACGCCGGCGAGTCCCGGCTTCGCCGACGGACTCCAGGTCCAGCAGGTGCTGGAGGCCGTCGGGACCAGTGCGGCCACGGCCGCCTGGCAGAAGGTGGTCGGGGCCTGACCCCGGCCCACCGACCCCGACCGGCCCCCGGGCCGGCCTGATCCACAGCAACACCCCGACCGGACGCGGCTGCGCGCGCCCGGTCGATTCCCCACGCCCTGATCGACCCCACGAAAGGACCACCACCATGCCCGGTCCCGTCGAACCCCGCGCCGACCGTCCACCCGGGAGCACCCGCTCCCGGGGCCGGACCCGGTCCGCCGGAGGCACGAAGGCGACCGCCCAGCGGTGGAGCGGACGGGCTGACGCAGCCTCCCGTCCGCTCCACCCCGGAGCGATCCGACACTCCCTGCGGCGCCGTCTGATCGGCGCCGCCACCGCAGCACTCACCCTGACCGCCGGCTCCGCCGTGCTGGTGCCGGCCGTTGCCGCTGCCGCCCCGCCGGCCCAGGTACAGGCGGCCGGGTCCGGACCCGTGCTGATGCACCCGGGCCACGAGGAGGACAACTACAAGGTCCTGCTGTTCAGCAAGACCGCCGGGTTCCGGCACACCGACGGCATCGCCGCCGGCACCTCGGCGATCCAGGCGCTCGGCGCGGCGAACCACTTCACCGTCGACGCCACCGAGGACTCGGC
This region of Nakamurella alba genomic DNA includes:
- a CDS encoding Gfo/Idh/MocA family protein codes for the protein MPTREPLGVAMIGYAFMGAAHSVGWRSVHRAFDVPLAPEMRLLVGRDPAAVGTAAERLGWQETATDWREVLTRPDIDLVDICTPGDSHAEIAIAALAAGKHVLCEKPLANTVDEARAMVAAADAAPDRVAMVGFNYRRLPAMALARRMIAAGEVGTVRHVRAVYLQDWIVDPEFPLVWRLRKDKAGSGALGDIGAHIVDLTQYLLGETIESVTALTETFVRDRPLPGDAGSAGLASSSGSGRGEVTVDDAALFLARFAGGAVGTFEATRFATGRKNALRIEINGSDGSLAFDVEALNELWFYDGRRPASGEGFRRILVTEPDHPYLDGWWPPGHGLGYEHSFVHEIRDLVEAVAAGTPASPGFADGLQVQQVLEAVGTSAATAAWQKVVGA